TCACCGCAGTCTCGCCTGCGTCACGCAGTTGCAGACACTTTCGCGATGGTTGTCTACTGTTCCGTTGTGAACATGGCGATCGAGATATTCCTCTCCGGAATGTCGTTTGAACAGTCACTTTCTTCCAGGCTGGTCGCTATTCCAGTCAACATTCTTATTGCATGGCCTTATGGATTTTACCGTGATGCGGTGATGCGCGTGGCGCGTCGCTTTAGCCCGTCCGGATGGATGAAAAACCTGGCGGACGTGCTGGCTTACGTCACCTTCCAGTCTCCGGTATATGTGGCTATTTTACTGACGGTCGGCGCAGACTGGCATCAGATTGCTGCAGCTGTCAGCTCAAATATTGTGGTGTCGATGTTGATGGGCGCCGTCTACGGCTACTTCCTCGATTACTGCCGCCGCCTGTTTAAAGTCAGCCAGTATCATCGGTCTCAGGCGTAACGTGCTGCGACTGGCCGACGCCAGTCGCGGATTTATTGCGGTTCGCCAAACAAACCTTGCAGAAATCGCTCCAGCGCCATGCGGGAGCTAAAACCGTGCGGAATACCGTAGTGCTGGTGCCGTTCACCGGCTAAGTACAGCGGGAATTGCTCGTAATGATCGCAGGTTTTGATATCTGTGGCCGGCTCAGCAAACGACAAACTGCGGTCTTTTAGCGTGGGATGAATAATCAGCGCAGTGCGCCCCATTCGGGCTTCGCGGTTAACATAAACATAATTATCGCCACGGCGATATCCGTATGTTTTTTGAGTCACTGCATCCATGATGAAACCCGCTTTTTCAAGAACGCGTGCCACCTCATCGGGTCGTAAATACATATTTTATCCTCGTTATCTTTTCCTGCGGGCCAACCTTACAATATTCAGCATTAGCAACGCTTTCAGATAAATCCATAAAGGCCACGATATGTCGTGACTCGCTTCAGATATTAAAATCCTGGGCTAAACTGAGTATGAACGCAAAATTATGGAGGATCGTATGTTTAACAGACCGAACCGAAACGATATTAATGACGACGCTCAGGATATTCGTAACGATGTCAGCCAATTAGCGGACACACTGGAAGATGTGTTGAAATCCTGGGGCTCAGATGCAAAGGATGAGGCGGATGTCGCCAGACGTAAGGCTCAGTCTCTGCTGCGTGAAACCCGCGCCCGGATGAATGGCCGCTCGCGCACATCGCAAGCCGCCTGCGACGCCATTGGCTGTGCCAGTAGTTTCGTTCGCGATAAACCGCTGTATGCCGTGGGGACTGTCGCTGCGGTGGGGATTTTTATCGGTGCCCTGCTAACGCTGCGTAATAAATAACCCTTAAACGCATCATGCATGACCCTCGTTCGCTTTGGCGTTCGGGGGTTTTATTTTTTTTGGTCAATAAACAACCAAAACCCTTGCACGGCCCGCCCCTCCTCACTTTGACTCGCATCGAGGAAAAATCACGCCAGAAATACCATATCTTGTATGGTTGAAACTTACATCAACTACATCTAGTATTCCTTTTAGCCAGACACCTACAACCCGACGCGTTCAATCGCGCCGTTCCTTCATTCTAAATGGAAATACGAATCATGAGCATTACTATTTACACTCGTAACGACTGCGTTCAGTGTCACGCCACCAAACGAGCAATGGAAAGCCGTGGCGTCGAGTTTGAGATGGTGAATGTGGACTTACAGCCCGATGCGGCAGATACCCTGCGTGCGCAAGGATTCCGTCAGCTTCCGGTGGTGATCGCCGGGGAAACCAGCTGGTCAGGCTTTCGCCCGGACATGATTAACCGCCTGCAAACTCAGGCCGCCAGCGCATGAGTCTGCTCGTCTACTTTTCCAGCAGCTCGGAAAATACGCTGCGCTTTATCGAGCGCGTCGGGCTGCCCGCCGTGCGCATTCCGCTCAACGAGCGCGAGCGTATTCAGGTAGACGAACCTTATATTCTGGTGGTCCCAAGCTATGGCGGCGGTGGGACGGCGGGCGCGGTGCCCCGTCAGGCGATCCGCTTTCTTAATGATCCCCATAACCGGGCGCTGATTCGCGGCGTGATCGCGGCAGGTAATCGCAACTTTGGCGATGCATTTTGCCGCGCCGGGGATGTTATCTCTCAAAAGTGCGGCGTGCCGTATCTCTATCGTTTTGAACTGATGGGGACACAGCAGGACGTAGAGAACGTGCGTAAAGGAGTGAACGAATTTTGGCAACGACAACCGCAGAACGCGTAATGCAGGGATCGACGGATTACCATGCCCTGAACGCCATGCTGAACCTCTACGATCGCGAGGGGCATATTCAATTTGGCAAAGATCATGAGGCAGTGGACGCCTTTTTTGCCGCCCACGTCCGTCCGAACATGGTGCCATTTGCCAGCCAGCAGGCGCGGCTCGACTACCTGGTCAACGAAGGCTATTACGAAGAGCGGGTGCTGACGCGCTACGATCGCGCCTTTGTAGTGAGCCTGTTTGAACGCGCACACGCCAGCGGTTTTCGTTTTCAGACCTTCCTCGGCGCCTGGAAATATTACACCAGCTATACGCTCAAAAGCTTCGACGGCAAACGCTATCTGGAAAGTTTTGAAGATCGCGTGTGCATGGTGGCTTTAACGCTGGCGCAGGGTGATGAAGCCCTGGCGCAGCAGCTGACGGATGAGATCCTTTCCGGTCGATTCCAGCCCGCTACGCCGACGTTCCTCAACTGCGGTAAAGCGCAGCGCGGTGAGCTGGTCTCCTGTTTCCTGCTGCGCATCGAAGACAATATGGAGTCGATTGGACGCGCGGTGAACTCGGCTCTGCAACTCTCCAAACGCGGCGGCGGCGTGGCGTTTTTACTGTCGAATCTGCGGGAATCCGGTGCGCCCATTAAGCGCATCGAGAATCAGTCTTCGGGGGTGATCCCGGTGATGAAAATGCTGGAAGATGCGTTCTCGTATGCCAATCAGCTGGGAGCGCGTCAGGGTGCGGGCGCGGTCTATCTTCACGCCCATCACCCGGACATTCTGCGTTTCCTCGATACCAAACGCGAAAACGCCGACGAAAAAATCCGTATCAAAACCCTGTCGCTTGGCGTGGTAATCCCCGATATCACTTTCCAGCTGGCGAAAGAGAATGCCGAGATGGCCCTCTTCTCGCCGTACGATATCGAGCGCATCTACGGCAAGCCCTTCGGTGACGTGGCGATTAGCGAGCTGTACGACGAGCTGGTCGCCGACGACCGCGTTCGGAAAAAATACATCAACGCCCGCGATTTCTTCCAGACCCTGGCTGAAATCCAGTTTGAATCCGGCTATCCGTACATCATGTATGAAGATACGGTGAACCGCGCCAATCCGATTGCCGGGCGCATCAACATGAGCAACCTGTGCTCGGAGATTTTGCAGGTCAACAGCGCGTCGACGTACGACGAGAATCTGGATTATGCCGACACAGGCAAAGATATCTCCTGCAATCTCGGCTCACTGAATATTGCCCATACTATGGATTCGCCGAATTTTGGCCGCACCGTTGAAACCGCCATTCGCGGCCTGACGGCGGTGTCGGACATGAGCCACATCCGCAGCGTGCCGTCGATTGAAGTCGGGAATACCGCGTCCCACGCCATCGGGCTGGGGCAGATGAATTTGCACGGTTATCTGGCTCGCGAAGGGATTTTTTACGGTAGCGCGGAAGGACTGGATTTCACTAACCTCTATTTCTACACCATCACCTGGCATGCCCTGCATACCTCGATGATGCTGGCCCGCGAGCGCAACCAGCGCTTCGCCGGGTTTGAGCAGTCGCGTTACGCCAGCGGGGAGTATTTTAATCAGTATCTGGAAAGCGACTGGCAGCCGAAAACCGAGAAAGTGCGGGCGCTGTTTGCCCGTGCCGGGATAACCCTGCCGACGCGCGAGATGTGGCAACAGCTGCGCACCGACGTGATGCAGTACGGCATCTATAACCAGAACCTACAGGCGGTGCCGCCGACCGGGTCAATTTCGTATATCAACCATGCGACGTCGAGCATTCACCCGATCGTCTCAAAAATCGAAATTCGCAAGGAAGGCAAAACCGGGCGCGTGTACTACCCCGCCCCGTTTATGACTAACGAAAATCTGGCGCTGTATCAGGATGCGTATGAAATCGGTCCGGAGAAGATTATTGATACCTACGCCGAGGCCACGCGACATGTGGATCAGGGGCTGTCGCTAACGTTGTTCTTCCCCGATACTGCCACCACCCGTGATATTAACAAGGCGCAAATTTACGCCTGGAAAAAAGGCATCAAGACCCTGTACTACATTCGCCTGCGTCAGCTTGCGCTGGAAGGCACCGAAATTGAAGGCTGCGTGTCCTGCGCGCTGTAAGGAGAAAGGATGAAACTGTCACGCGTCAGTGCCGTTAACTGGAATAAGATTCAGGACGATAAAGACCTGGAAGTGTGGAACCGTCTGACCAGCAACTTCTGGCTGCCGGAAAAAGTGCCACTGTCGAACGATATTCCGGCGTGGGCCACGCTCAGCCACGCTGAGCAACAGCTGACAATCCGTGTATTTACCGGATTAACGCTGCTCGATACTATCCAGAACACCGTCGGCGCACCGGCGCTGATGGCCGATTCGCTGACCCCGCACGAAGAGGCGGTGATGTCGAATATCAGCTTTATGGAGGCGGTTCACGCTCGCTCGTACAGTTCGATTTTCTCGACGCTGTGCCAGACCAAAGATGTGGATGCAGCTTATACCTGGAGCGAAGAGAGCGCCTCGTTGCAGCGTAAAGCGCAGCTGGTGCTGGAGCATTATCAGGCCGATGAGCCACTGAAGAAGAAAATCGCCAGCGTGTTTCTGGAATCGTTCCTCTTTTATTCCGGCTTCTGGCTGCCGATGTACTGGTCGAGTCGCGGTAAGCTCACCAACACCGCCGATTTGATTCGCCTGATCATCCGCGATGAGGCAGTGCATGGGTATTACATTGGGTATAAGTATCAGAAAGGGCTGGAGAAAATCAGCGAGGAGAAGCGCGAAGAGCTGAAAGGGTTTGCGCTGGATTTGCTGATGGATCTCTATGATAACGAGCTGAACTATACCGAAGAGTTGTACGCTGGAACGGGCTGGGAAGAGGACGTGAAAGCGTTTCTCTGTTACAACGCCAATAAGGCGCTGATGAATCTCGGCTACGAGGCGCTTTTCCCACCGGAAATGGCGGCAGTGAACCCAGCGATTCTGGCAGCGCTCTCGCCAAATGCCGACGAAAACCACGATTTCTTCTCGGGTTCCGGGTCGTCTTATGTGATGGGTAAAGCGGTGGAAACGGAGGATGAGGACTGGGATTTTTAGATAAGTCTTTCCCCCTCACCTAACCCTCTCCCCAAACGGGAGAGGGGACTGTTCGGTGCGGTCTTTTCCCCCTCGCCCCTTTGGGGAGAGTACCGGGGTGAGGGGAAAATAACGAATCTGAATTTAATATAAACTCCACTTCCTTCCCCATAAATATCCCCCATCATCTATACTGTAATTCCAGCGTCATATTCTCCTGAATTATTCCGATTCAGAAGAAATTCCCCGACCCTGCGGCAAAAAATCTCAGAAAAATTCAACACCCGCTCAGCCCTTTCC
Above is a window of Lelliottia jeotgali DNA encoding:
- a CDS encoding Ribonucleotide reductase of class Ib (aerobic), beta subunit, which gives rise to MKLSRVSAVNWNKIQDDKDLEVWNRLTSNFWLPEKVPLSNDIPAWATLSHAEQQLTIRVFTGLTLLDTIQNTVGAPALMADSLTPHEEAVMSNISFMEAVHARSYSSIFSTLCQTKDVDAAYTWSEESASLQRKAQLVLEHYQADEPLKKKIASVFLESFLFYSGFWLPMYWSSRGKLTNTADLIRLIIRDEAVHGYYIGYKYQKGLEKISEEKREELKGFALDLLMDLYDNELNYTEELYAGTGWEEDVKAFLCYNANKALMNLGYEALFPPEMAAVNPAILAALSPNADENHDFFSGSGSSYVMGKAVETEDEDWDF
- a CDS encoding ribonucleotide-diphosphate reductase subunit alpha, with the protein product MQGSTDYHALNAMLNLYDREGHIQFGKDHEAVDAFFAAHVRPNMVPFASQQARLDYLVNEGYYEERVLTRYDRAFVVSLFERAHASGFRFQTFLGAWKYYTSYTLKSFDGKRYLESFEDRVCMVALTLAQGDEALAQQLTDEILSGRFQPATPTFLNCGKAQRGELVSCFLLRIEDNMESIGRAVNSALQLSKRGGGVAFLLSNLRESGAPIKRIENQSSGVIPVMKMLEDAFSYANQLGARQGAGAVYLHAHHPDILRFLDTKRENADEKIRIKTLSLGVVIPDITFQLAKENAEMALFSPYDIERIYGKPFGDVAISELYDELVADDRVRKKYINARDFFQTLAEIQFESGYPYIMYEDTVNRANPIAGRINMSNLCSEILQVNSASTYDENLDYADTGKDISCNLGSLNIAHTMDSPNFGRTVETAIRGLTAVSDMSHIRSVPSIEVGNTASHAIGLGQMNLHGYLAREGIFYGSAEGLDFTNLYFYTITWHALHTSMMLARERNQRFAGFEQSRYASGEYFNQYLESDWQPKTEKVRALFARAGITLPTREMWQQLRTDVMQYGIYNQNLQAVPPTGSISYINHATSSIHPIVSKIEIRKEGKTGRVYYPAPFMTNENLALYQDAYEIGPEKIIDTYAEATRHVDQGLSLTLFFPDTATTRDINKAQIYAWKKGIKTLYYIRLRQLALEGTEIEGCVSCAL
- a CDS encoding Ribonucleotide reduction protein NrdI, which translates into the protein MSLLVYFSSSSENTLRFIERVGLPAVRIPLNERERIQVDEPYILVVPSYGGGGTAGAVPRQAIRFLNDPHNRALIRGVIAAGNRNFGDAFCRAGDVISQKCGVPYLYRFELMGTQQDVENVRKGVNEFWQRQPQNA
- a CDS encoding inner membrane protein, which produces MFSPQSRLRHAVADTFAMVVYCSVVNMAIEIFLSGMSFEQSLSSRLVAIPVNILIAWPYGFYRDAVMRVARRFSPSGWMKNLADVLAYVTFQSPVYVAILLTVGADWHQIAAAVSSNIVVSMLMGAVYGYFLDYCRRLFKVSQYHRSQA
- a CDS encoding Glutaredoxin-like protein NrdH, required for reduction of Ribonucleotide reductase class Ib, translating into MSITIYTRNDCVQCHATKRAMESRGVEFEMVNVDLQPDAADTLRAQGFRQLPVVIAGETSWSGFRPDMINRLQTQAASA